One part of the Aquila chrysaetos chrysaetos chromosome 26, bAquChr1.4, whole genome shotgun sequence genome encodes these proteins:
- the BBS10 gene encoding Bardet-Biedl syndrome 10 protein, translated as MARRPEPGRLAQEAAALAGAVRGALGPRGGRALLVRPTGQALLTRDGRCLLEALSLEPPTARMMAACACSHRAATGDGAKTFVLLLAGLLHGLRAAAGGGLRRALRAFEARVLERAVARGLRGHLLSVLAGRRAEAGGLEALLEAYLGGRLGPGERRRLARLCCEYCRRCDPGAAAVPRPRVLRLLGRRFAELHAAVAGLPVESSRVLPGLVLRRDFAAYCPAGGELRAVLVTEPLRPPLSAPGGEFAVGSEGQYGASRRWVERRTEDVMKRLRSGNVKLLLSSVKQEEVVIYYAKLHGVSVVECLSSEEVALVREITGVAPYAPFGDNARGEIADAAAATFCRPLLLGSKRCAHIGFTGLRAFRPHCLLLCGPVDSVNEQHAAALQGAFTMLQQLFKTVDRREECKGEGESQNEASEVCSWHPSAARQQLVIENISCNGDHVSERQLKAHRDETETQIVDPGLQGSENPARVQTDSQIPSNPVSHAKEFSVATEGIGSSGGVQKPHAKGEQPSGVHESCKSDSLVDSQKNYSTAVRAARNANAVTACECLDVGKDLEETSCNIVPCKCEKSCVSIAQNYSSSLIEAGSVLPVGGYFEILLHYYIRYYAKQFQQSEVTFVSNVVADALLSIPKSLYRTTEQNSFTKFYLKAVDALRKNQPLPMNEKGLESVYCKYQLVISVLHCATELLSIDLIIGIKRPLKKIEDYDSEDDF; from the exons ATGGCGCGTCGGCCGGAGCCGGGCCGGCTGGCGCaggaggcggcggcgctggCGGGCGCCGTGCGCGGAGCCCTGGGaccgcggggcgggcgggcgctgcTGGTGCGGCCCACCGGGCAGGCGCTGCTGACGCGGGACGGGCGGTGCTTGCTGGAGGCGCTCAGCCTGGAGCCGCCGACGGCCAG GATGATGGCGGCCTGCGCCTGCAGCCACCGCGCCGCGACGGGGGACGGCGCCAAGACCTTCGTGCTGCTGCTGGCCGGTCTGCTGCACGGCCTgcgggcggcggccggcggcggcctGCGGCGGGCGCTGCGGGCCTTCGAGGCGCGGGTGCTGGAGCGGGCCGTGGCGCGGGGCCTGCGCGGCCATCTTCTGTCGGTGCtggccgggcggcgggcggaggcggGAGGCCTGGAGGCGCTGCTGGAGGCCTACCTGGGCGGCCGGCTGGGGCCGGGCGAGAGGCGGCGGCTGGCGCGGCTCTGCTGCGAGTACTGCCGCCGCTGCGACCCGGgggccgccgccgtcccccgcCCGCGGGTGCTGCGCCTCCTCGGCCGCCGCTTCGCGGAGCTGCACGCCGCCGTGGCCGGTCTCCCCGTGGAGAGCTCCAGGGTCCTGCCTGGGCTCGTTCTCCGCAGGGACTTCGCGGCCTACTGCCCGGCGGGAGGGGAGCTGCGGGCCGTGCTGGTCACCGAGCCCCTCCGGCCCCCGCTCTCGGCCCCCGGCGGCGAGTTCGCGGTCGGCTCCGAGGGTCAGTACGGGGCCTCCCGGCGCTGGGTGGAGAGGAGGACGGAGGACGTGATGAAACGCTTGCGGAGCGGCAACGTCAAGCTGCTGCTGTCGAGCGTGAAGCAAGAGGAGGTCGTTATCTACTACGCGAAGCTACACGGCGTGTCTGTGGTGGAGTGCTTATCGTCGGAGGAGGTGGCCCTCGTCCGTGAAATCACGGGAGTCGCGCCTTACGCGCCTTTCGGCGATAACGCGCGCGGAGAAATCGCCGACGCCGCAGCTGCGACCTTTTGCCGGCCCTTGCTGCTGGGCTCAAAGAGGTGCGCTCACATTGGCTTCACCGGCCTGCGCGCCTTTCGGCCCCACTGCCTCCTTCTCTGTGGGCCGGTCGACAGCGTTAATGAgcagcatgctgctgctttacaAGGGGCGTTTACGATGCTGCAGCAGCTATTTAAAACGGTCGATCGGAGGGAGGAATGCAAAGGAGAAGGTGAAAGCCAGAATGAAGCCTCAGAGGTCTGCAGCTGGCATCCTTCAGCCGCTCGGCAGCAACTCgtaatagaaaatatttcttgtaatGGTGATCACGTTTCTGAACGTCAGCTGAAAGCACATAGGGATGAAACAGAGACGCAGATTGTAGACCCTGGTTTGCAGGGAAGTGAAAATCCAGCACGCGTGCAAACAGACTCGCAAATACCCTCAAATCCCGTCTCGCACGCCAAAGAATTCAGTGTTGCCACTGAAGGAATAGGCTCTTCAGGAGGCGTACAGAAACCGCATGCAAAAGGCGAGCAGCCGAGTGGCGTGCACGAGAGCTGTAAAAGCGATTCACTTGTGGACAGTCAAAAGAACTACAGCACTGCTGTGCGTGCCGCACGCAACGCTAATGCAGTCACTGCGTGTGAATGCCTAGATGTTGGCAAAGACCTAGAGGAAACAAGTTGCAATATAGTTCCATGTAAGTGTGAAAAGAGTTGTGTAAGTATTGCACAGAATTACTCCAGCTCCCTCATAGAAGCAGGATCAGTTTTGCCGGTAGGAGGTTACTTTGAAATCCTGCTACATTATTATATTCGGTACTATGCAAAACAGTTTCAGCAGTCAGAGGTAACTTTCGTATCTAATGTAGTTGCTGATGCTTTGCTAAGTATTCCCAAGTCCTTGTACAGgacaacagaacaaaacagctttACCAAATTCTATCTCAAAGCTGTAGATGCACTCAGAAAAAATCAGCCACTGCCTATGAACGAAAAAGGCTTAGAATCGGTGTATTGCAAATACCAGTTAGtcatttcagttcttcattGTGCTACAGAGCTTCTCTCCATAGATTTAATAATTGGTATTAAGCggccactgaaaaaaattgaggaTTATGACTCAGAAGATGACTTCTGA